The following are from one region of the Periophthalmus magnuspinnatus isolate fPerMag1 chromosome 5, fPerMag1.2.pri, whole genome shotgun sequence genome:
- the LOC129456279 gene encoding myosin heavy chain, fast skeletal muscle-like has product MSGDPEMECFGPAAIYLRKPERERIEAQNTPFDAKTAYFVTEPAEMYLKGKLMKREGGKATVEIQGGKTLTVKEDEIFPMNPPKFDKIEDMAMMTHLSEPSVLYNLKERYAAWMIYTYSGLFCVTVNPYKWLPVYDSVVVAGYRGKKRVEAPPHIFSISDNAYQFMLQDRENQSILITGESGAGKTVNTKRVIQYFATIAVAGGKKQEQVSGKMQGSLEDQIIAANPLLEAYGNAKTVRNDNSSRFGKFIRIHFGTTGKLASADIETYLLEKSRVTFQLSAERSYHIFYQLTTGHKPELLEALLITTNPYDYPMISQGEITVKSINDVEEFIATDTAIDILGFNAEEKIGIYKLTGAVMHHGNMKFKQKQREEQAEPDGTEVADKIAYLMGLNSADMLKALCYPRVKVGNEMVVKGQTVPQVNNAVMALCKSVYEKMFLWMVVRINEMLDTKQPRSFFIGVLDIAGFEIFDFNSLEQLCINFTNEKLQQFFNHHMFVLEQEEYKKEGIEWEFIDFGMDLAACIELIEKPMGIFSILEEECMFPKASDTTFKNKLYDQHLGKSAPFQKPKPGKGKAEAHFSLVHYAGTVDYNVAGWLDKNKDPLNDSVVQLYQKSSVKLLALLYASHASADAEGGGKKGGKKKGGSFQTVSALFRENLGKLMTNLRSTHPHFVRCLIPNESKTPGLMENFLVIHQLRCNGVLEGIRICRKGFPSRILYGDFKQRYKVLNASVIPEGQFIDNKKASEKLLGSIDVDHSQYRFGHTKVFFKAGLLGTLEEMRDEKLVELVTMTQALCRGYVMRKEFVKMMQRREAIYSIQYNIRSFMNVKTWPWMKLYFKIKPLLKSAETEKEMAQMKEDFEKTKEDLAKALAKKKELEEKMVTLLQEKNDLALQVQSEGENLSDAEERCEQLIKAKIQLEAKVKETAERLEDEEEINAELTAKKRKLEDECSELKKDIDDLELTLAKVEKEKHATENKVKNLTEEMTSLDEAIVKLTKEKKALQEAHQQTLDDLQAEEDKVNSLTKAKAKLEQQVDDLEGSLEQEKKLRMDLERSKRKLEGDLKLAHETIMDLENDKQQSEEKIKKRDFEMSQLLSKIEDEQAIGVQLQKKIKELQARIEELEEEIEAERAARAKVEKQRSDLSRELEEISERLEEAGGATAAQIEMNKKREAEFQKLRRDLEESTLQHEATAAALRKKQADSVAELGEQIDNLQRVKQKLEKEKSEYKMEIDDLTSNMEALAKSKGNLEKMCRSLEDQLSEIKSKNEEHVRQLNEMNVQRARLMTENGEIGRHLEEKESLVSQLTRGKQAYIHQIEELKRHLEEEVKAKNALAHGLQSSRHDCDLLREQYEEEQEAKAELQRALSKANSEVAQWRTKYETDAIQRTEELEEAKKKLAQRLQDAEESIEAVNAKCASLEKTKQRLQGEVEDLMIDVERANALAANLDKKQRNFDKVLAEWKQKYEESQAELEGAQKEARALNTEMFKMKNSYEEALDHLETLKRENKNLQQEITDLTEHLGESGKTIHELEKGKKSAESEKAEIQTALEEAEATLEHEESKILRVQLELTQVKSEIDRKVAEKDEEIEQIKRNSQRIIETMQSTLDAEIRSRNDALRIKKKMEGDLNEMEIQLSHANRQAAEAQKQLRNVQGQLKDAQLHLDEALRGQDEMKEQVAMVERRNNLMLAEIEELRAALEQTERSRKVAEQELVDASERVGLLHSQNTNLINTKRKLDADLTQIQGEVEDAIQEARNAEEKAKKAITDAAMMAEELKKEQDTSAHLERMKKNLEVTVKDLQHRLDEAENLAMKGGKKQLQKLEARVRELESEVDAEQKRGAEAVKGVRKYERRVKELSYQTEEDKKNIARLQDLVDKLQVKVKSYKRQSEEAEEQANTHLSRYRKVQHELEEAQERADIAESQVNKLRAKSRDIVRGKDAEE; this is encoded by the exons ATGAGTGGAGACCCAGAAATGGAGTGTTTTGGCCCTGCAGCCATATACCTCCGCAAGCCAGAACGAGAGAGGATCGAGGCTCAGAACACCCCATTTGATGCAAAGACTGCATACTTTGTGACAGAGCCAGCAGAGATGTATCTTAAAGGAAAGCTTATGAAGAGGGAGGGTGGTAAAGCTACCGTTGAAATTCAGGGTGGAAAG ACACTGACTGTAAAGGAGGATGAAATCTTCCCCATGAACCCTCCAAAGTTTGATAAGATTGAGGACATGGCCATGATGACCCACCTGAGTGAGCCTTCTGTGCTGTATAACCTCAAAGAGCGTTATGCAGCATGGATGATCTAC ACCTACTCTGGGCTTTTCTGCGTGACTGTGAACCCCTACAAGTGGCTCCCAGTGTATGACTCAGTGGTTGTGGCAGGATACAGAGGCAAGAAGAGAGTGGAGGCTCCACCCCACATTTTCTCCATCTCTGACAATGCCTATCAGTTCATGCTCCAAG ACAGGGAAAACCAGTCCATCCTGATTAC CGGAGAATCCGGAGCTGGAAAGACTGTCAATACCAAACGTGTCATACAGTACTTTGCGACAATCGCAGTGGCTGGAGGAAAGAAGCAAGAGCAAGTTTCAGGCAAAATGCAG GGGTCACTGGAAGATCAAATCATTGCAGCAAACCCACTGCTAGAGGCTTATGGTAATGCCAAGACCGTGAGGAATGACAACTCATCTCGTTTT GGTAAATTCATCAGAATTCATTTTGGGACAACTGGAAAATTAGCTTCAGCTGATATTGAAACAT ATCTGCTGGAGAAGTCTCGAGTGACCTTCCAGCTATCTGCTGAGAGGAGCTACCACATCTTCTATCAGTTGACTACAGGACACAAGCCTGAGCTTCTTG AGGCTCTTCTGATCACCACCAACCCTTATGACTATCCCATGATCAGTCAGGGAGAGATCACGGTCAAAAGTATCAATGACGTCGAAGAATTTATTGCTACTGAT ACTGCCATTGACATTCTGGGATTCAATGCTGAAGAAAAAATCGGCATCTACAAACTGACTGGTGCAGTGATGCATCATGGGAACATGAAGTTCAAGCAGAAGCAGCGCGAGGAACAGGCTGAGCCTGATGGGACAGAAG TGGCTGATAAAATAGCTTACCTTATGGGCCTTAACTCTGCTGACATGCTCAAGGCTTTGTGTTACCCAAGAGTCAAGGTTGGCAATGAAATGGTAGTTAAGGGCCAAACAGTTCCACAG gTCAACAATGCTGTGATGGCTCTGTGCAAGTCCGTCTATGAGAAAATGTTCTTGTGGATGGTTGTCCGCATCAATGAAATGCTGGATACAAAGCAGCCTAGGAGCTTTTTCATTGGAGTCTTGGATATTGCTGGTTTTGAAATCTTTGAT TTTAATAGTTTGGAGCAGCTGTGCATCAACTTTACCAATGAAAAactgcaacagtttttcaaccACCACATGTTTGTCCTGGAGCAAGAAGAGTACAAGAAAGAGGGCATTGAATGGGAGTTCATTGATTTTGGTATGGACTTGGCTGCCTGCATTGAGCTTATTGAGAAG CCAATGGGCATCTTCTCCATCCTTGAGGAGGAGTGTATGTTTCCTAAGGCATCAGACACTACcttcaaaaacaaactgtatgACCAACATCTTGGTAAAAGTGCCCCTTTCCAAAAACCAAAGCCTGGCAAAGGAAAGGCTGAAGCCCATTTTTCCCTGGTGCATTATGCTGGCACTGTTGACTACAATGTGGCGGGCTGGCTTGATAAGAACAAAGATCCTCTGAATGACTCAGTTGTTCAGCTCTATCAGAAGTCCTCAGTCAAACTGTTGGCTCTCCTTTATGCATCTCACGCCTCAGCTGACG CTGAGGGAGGTGGGAAAAAAGGTGGCAAGAAAAAAGGTGGTTCTTTCCAGACAGTATCAGCTCTGTTCAGG GAAAATCTGGGGAAGCTGATGACCAATCTACGAAGCACTCATCCACATTTTGTGCGCTGTTTGATTCCTAATGAGTCAAAGACTCCAG gtTTGATGGAGAACTTCCTGGTCATCCACCAGTTGAGGTGTAATGGAGTGTTGGAGGGAATCCGCATCTGCAGAAAGGGCTTCCCCAGCAGAATCCTCTATGGAGACTTCAAGCAGAG gtATAAAGTATTGAACGCCAGTGTCATCCCAGAGGGACAGTTTATTGACAACAAAAAGGCTTCAGAGAAACTTTTGGGCTCTATTGATGTTGACCATTCTCAGTACAGATTTGGACATACaaag GTGTTTTTCAAAGCCGGTCTGCTGGGTACATtggaggagatgagagatgaGAAGTTAGTCGAGCTGGTTACAATGACTCAGGCTCTGTGCAGAGGTTATGTAATGAGAAAGGAGTTTGTcaagatgatgcagaggag GGAAGCCATTTACTCCATCCAGTACAACATCCGCTCATTCATGAATGTCAAAACATGGCCATGGATGAAGCTGTACTTTAAGATCAAGCCTCTGCTGAAAAGTGCAGAAACTGAAAAAGAAATGGCCCAAATGAAAGAGGACTTTGAAAAGACCAAAGAGGATCTTGCAAAAGCTCTGGCAAAGAAGAAAGAGCTGGAAGAGAAAATGGTTACTCTGCTCCAAGAGAAGAATGACTTGGCATTGCAAGTGCAGTct GAAGGTGAAAACCTTTCAGATGCAGAGGAAAGGTGTGAGCAGCTGATCAAAGCCAAAATCCAACTTGAAGCCAAAGTCAAAGAGACGGCTGAGAGactggaggatgaggaggaaatCAACGCTGAGCTGACAGCAAAGAAGAGGAAGCTGGAGGACGAGTGCTCTGAGTTGAAAAAAGACATTGACGACTTGGAGCTCACATTGGCCAAAGTGGAGAAGGAGAAACATGCCACAGAGAACAAG GTCAAAAACCTCACAGAGGAGATGACTTCTCTTGATGAAGCCATTGTCAAGCTGACTAAGGAGAAGAAGGCCCTTCAAGAGGCCCATCAGCAGACCCTTGATGACCTTCAGGCAGAAGAAGATAAAGTCAATTCTCTGACTAAGGCTAAAGCAAAGTTAGAACAGCAAGTCGATGAT CTTGAAGGTTCCCTGGAACAAGAAAAGAAGCTCCGCATGGATCTTGAAAGAAGCAAAAGAAAACTTGAAGGAGATCTTAAACTTGCCCATGAAACTATTATGGATCTTGAGAATGACAAACAACAGTCTGAAGAGAAAATTAAGAA GAGGGACTTTGAGATGAGCCAGCTTCTTAGTAAAATTGAAGATGAACAAGCAATTGGAGTTCAGCTTCAAAAGAAAATCAAAGAGCTACAG GCTCGTATTGAGGAGTTGGAGGAGGAAATCGAGGCTGAGCGTGCGGCTCGGGCCAAAGTTGAGAAACAACGCTCGGATCTCTCCAGGGAATTGGAGGAGATCAGTGAGAGACTGGAGGAAGCTGGTGGAGCAACTGCAGCTCAGATTGAGATGAACAAGAAACGTGAAGCTGAGTTTCAAAAGCTGCGGAGAGATCTGGAAGAGTCCACTCTGCAGCATGAGGCCACTGCTGCTGCACTGCGCAAAAAGCAGGCTGACAGTGTGGCCGAACTGGGAGAGCAGATTGACAACCTCCAGAGGGTCAAGCAGAAactggagaaggagaagagtgaATATAAAATGGAGATTGACGACCTTACAAGCAACATGGAGGCCCTTGCCAAATCTAAA GGCAATTTGGAGAAAATGTGCCGTTCCCTTGAAGATCAGCTTAGTGAAATCAAGTCTAAGAATGAGGAGCATGTTCGTCagttaaatgaaatgaatgttcAAAGAGCAAGACTGATGACAGAAAACG GTGAGATCGGTCGTCATCTAGAAGAAAAGGAGTCTCTTGTTTCCCAGCTTACAAGAGGCAAACAGGCTTACATTCACCAAATTGAGGAGCTAAAAAGGCACCTTGAGGAGGAAGTTAAA gcaAAAAACGCCCTGGCTCACGGACTTCAATCATCACGTCATGACTGTGACTTGCTCAGAGAACAgtatgaggaggagcaggaggccaAGGCTGAGCTGCAGCGTGCACTGTCCAAGGCTAACAGTGAGGTGGCTCAGTGGAGAACCAAATATGAGACTGATGCCATTCAGCGcactgaggagctggaggaggccaA GAAAAAGCTGGCCCAACGTCTCCAAGATGCAGAAGAATCCATTGAGGCTGTGAATGCAAAATGTGCCTCTCTGGAAAAGACCAAGCAAAGGCTTCAGGGTGAAGTGGAAGACCTGATGATTGATGTGGAAAGAGCTAATGCTCTCGCCGCTAATCTCgacaaaaagcaaagaaactTTGATAAG GTTCTCGCAGAGTGGAAACAAAAGTATGAAGAGAGCCAGGCTGAACTGGAGGGAGCTCAGAAGGAAGCTCGTGCTTTAAACacagaaatgttcaaaatgaaaaactccTATGAGGAGGCTCTGGACCATTTGGAGACGctgaagagagagaacaaaaacCTCCAAC AGGAAATTACTGATTTGACTGAACACCTTGGTGAATCAGGAAAAACAATACATGAACTAGAAAAGGGTAAGAAATCAGCAGAAAGTGAGAAAGCAGAAATCCAAACTGCCCTGGAGGAAGCAGAG GCCACTTTGGAGCATGAGGAATCCAAGATCCTCCGTGTCCAGCTTGAACTTACTCAGGTCAAGAGTGAGATCGACAGAAAGGTGGcagagaaagatgaagagatTGAGCAGATCAAGAGGAACAGCCAGAGAATCATTGAGACCATGCAGAGCACTTTGGACGCTGAGATCAGGAGCAGGAATGATGCTCTGAGAATCAAGAAGAAGATGGAGGGAGACCTCAATGAAATGGAGATTCAGCTGAGCCATGCCAATCGTCAGGCTGCTGAAGCCCAGAAACAACTGAGGAATGTGCAGGGCCAGCTCAAG GATGCACAACTGCACCTTGACGAGGCCCTCAGAGGTCAAGATGAAATGAAAGAGCAGGTGGCTATGGTGGAGCGCAGAAACAACCTGATGTTGGCAGAGATTGAGGAGCTGAGAGCTGCTCTAGAGCAGACTGAGAGAAGCCGCAAAGTGGCAGAACAAGAGCTGGTGGATGCCAGCGAGCGCGTGGGGCTCCTCCACTCTCAg AATACCAATCTTATCAACACAAAAAGGAAGCTTGATGCTGATCTTACCCAGATCCAAGGAGAAGTGGAAGATGCTATCCAGGAGGCAAGAAATGCAGAAGAAAAGGCCAAAAAGGCAATCACAGAC GCTGCCATGATGGCAGAGGAGCTAAAGAAGGAGCAGGACACCAGTGCTCATCtggagaggatgaagaagaaccTGGAGGTGACTGTGAAGGACCTGCAGCACCGTTTGGATGAGGCTGAGAACCTGGCCATGAAAGGTGGCAAGAAGCAGCTTCAGAAACTGGAGGCTAGG GTACGGGAGTTGGAATCTGAGGTTGACGCTGAACAAAAACGAGGTGCTGAAGCTGTTAAAGGTGTTCGCAAATATGAACGTAGAGTGAAGGAACTCTCTTACCAG ACTGAGGAAGACAAGAAGAACATTGCTCGTCTTCAGGATCTCGTGGACAAACTGCAGGTCAAAGTGAAATCATACAAGCGGCAGTCGGAGGAGGCT GAAGAACAGGCTAACACCCACCTGTCCAGATACAGAAAAGTCCAACACGAGCTGGAGGAAGCTCAGGAGCGAGCTGATATCGCCGAGTCCCAGGTCAACAAACTCAGGGCCAAGAGCCGCGACATTGTCAGg GGAAAAGATGCCGAAGAGTGA